One genomic window of Ziziphus jujuba cultivar Dongzao chromosome 4, ASM3175591v1 includes the following:
- the LOC107417302 gene encoding E3 ubiquitin-protein ligase RMA1H1 produces MAMEQYSQGTMNPAESIEDNKSSFKKWNSITDTVADFDNDSAGGFECNICLDTVHDPVVTLCGHLFCWPCIYKWLHFQSASSETEDQTPQQCPVCKAEVSQASLVPLYGRGQTTKPSKGKAPNLGIVIPRRPLGPICGFDSPSQHTTQQLYYQNYPNQSQLNYSQRGYSASPMLSPGGSTTNIFDPTIGMLGEMIYARVFGNSMTNLYTYPNSYHLAGSSSPRVRRHVMQADRSLSRITFFLFCCVILCLLLF; encoded by the coding sequence ATGGCCATGGAGCAGTACTCTCAAGGAACCATGAACCCTGCGGAGTCCATTGAAGATAACAAGTCTTCCTTCAAAAAGTGGAATTCTATCACTGATACAGTTGCAGACTTCGATAACGATTCTGCAGGTGGCTTTGAATGCAACATCTGCTTAGACACCGTGCATGATCCAGTGGTCACACTCTGTGGTCACCTTTTCTGCTGGCCCTGCATATACAAATGGCTTCACTTCCAGAGTGCATCTTCCGAAACCGAAGACCAAACACCGCAGCAATGCCCTGTATGCAAAGCTGAAGTTTCGCAGGCCTCACTGGTCCCTCTCTACGGGCGTGGCCAAACCACAAAACCCTCAAAGGGCAAGGCCCCCAATCTCGGTATAGTCATACCAAGGAGACCTCTCGGTCCAATTTGTGGGTTTGATTCACCTAGTCAACACACCACTCAGCAACTTTACTATCAAAATTATCCTAATCAATCACAACTTAATTATTCTCAACGCGGTTACTCTGCTTCGCCGATGCTCAGCCCAGGTGGTAGCACCACAAATATTTTTGATCCAACTATTGGAATGTTGGGTGAAATGATATATGCAAGGGTGTTTGGTAACTCGATGACAAACCTATACACATACCCGAACTCTTATCATCTGGCAGGAAGCAGTAGTCCGAGAGTAAGAAGACACGTAATGCAGGCCGATAGATCACTCAGCAGAATTACATTTTTCCTCTtctgttgtgtaattttgtgtcTACTTTTGTTCTGA
- the LOC107417294 gene encoding pentatricopeptide repeat-containing protein At2g20710, mitochondrial — protein MRNLLGSNPWFSYGVFRVSRVLFYSTEALSSSSPPVDSLYDRISRIGNPRVSIVPVLNQWVEQGRDVKQAQLQKIIRQLRKYRRFTHALQISEWISIERNHGLSSGDTAVHLDLISKVHGLEQAEKYFDSIPDSLRGYQIHGALLNCYAEKQSFDKAEVIFKEMRELGFLKNSLSYNVMLSLYSQMSKHEKLASLVQEMEAKGIKCDKFTFNIRLNAYAANSDIEGMEKLLTSMEADPLVDIDWNTYVIIANGYLKAGQFEKALTMLRRSEQLIGGKARRFAYEQLLTLYAVLANKDEVYRIWNLYKNIGRRYNSGYVCVLSSLVKLNDIDGAEKILEEWESGDTRLDFRVPCMLIRAYWKKGLPEKAEAYIKRLIESGKKPDARIWNCMSTGYYMDGQMAKAVETMKKAVLACEQQWKPNRFTLAACLEYLKGEGNVEVADEILTLLREQGFVSTGMYNRLQNYISGENPDSGVLDELKNSDSVEEDDLAINRERHM, from the exons ATGAGAAACCTGCTCGGTTCAAATCCATGGTTTAGTTATGGCGTTTTTAGGGTTTCCAGAGTCCTGTTCTACTCCACTGAAGCCCTCAGCTCCTCTTCCCCTCCAGTTGATTCTCTGTACGATAGGATTTCGCGGATTGGAAACCCTAGGGTTTCCATTGTACCCGTGCTCAACCAATGGGTTGAACAAGGTAGAGATGTCAAGCAAGCTCAGCTTCAGAAGATTATCAGGCAACTTCGTAAATATCGTCGCTTCACTCACGCTCTCCAG ATATCAGAATGGATAAGCATTGAAAGGAATCATGGCCTATCATCTGGAGATACTGCAGTCCATCTGGACTTGATCTCAAAAGTTCATGGTCTAGAACAAGCTGAAAAGTATTTTGATAGCATCCCAGACTCATTAAGAGGCTATCAAATCCATGGGGCGCTGTTAAATTGCTATGCAGAGAAACAATCTTTCGATAAAGCAGAGGTCATTTTCAAGGAGATGAGGGAGTTGGGTTTTCTAAAAAATTCATTGTCTTATAATGTTATGTTGAGCCTCTATTCTCAGATGAGTAAACATGAGAAACTAGCTAGTCTAGTGCAAGAGATGGAAGCCAAAGGCATCAAGTGTGACAAATTTACATTTAACATCCGGTTGAATGCTTATGCAGCTAATTCTGACATAGAGGGAATGGAAAAGCTTTTAACAAGTATGGAAGCTGACCCTTTAGTGGATATAGATTGGAATACTTATGTCATTATTGCGAATGGGTATTTGAAAGCTGGCCAATTTGAAAAGGCATTGACCATGCTTAGGAGATCAGAGCAACTAATTGGCGGTAAGGCAAGGAGGTTTGCATATGAGCAACTTCTCACTTTATATGCTGTTTTAGCGAATAAAGATGAGGTGTATCGCATTTGGAACTTATACAAAAATATCGGGAGACGATACAACTCAGGCTATGTTTGTGTGCTAAGCTCATTAGTAAAGCTTAATGATATTGATGGTGCGGAGAAGATTCTGGAGGAGTGGGAATCTGGGGATACACGCCTAGACTTTCGGGTTCCATGCATGTTGATCCGTGCTTATTGGAAAAAGGGACTTCCGGAGAAGGCTGAAGCATATATCAAACGTCTTATAGAGAGTGGAAAAAAGCCAGATGCTAGAATTTGGAATTGTATGTCCACTGGATATTATATGGATGGTCAGATGGCAAAGGCTGTTGAAACCATGAAGAAAGCAGTCTTGGCCTGTGAACAACAATGGAAGCCAAACAGATTTACTTTGGCTGCATGCCTTGAATATTTGAAAGGGGAAGGAAATGTGGAAGTCGCAGATGAGATTTTGACGTTGCTTAGAGAACAGGGTTTTGTTTCAACAGGAATGTACAATAGATTACAAAATTACATTAGCGGTGAAAACCCAGATTCTGGAGTCCTTGATGAACTGAAAAATAGCGATTCAGTGGAAGAGGATGATCTAGCCATCAACAGAGAGAGACATATGTAA